The Halotia branconii CENA392 region TACCCAGCGTTGTGCAGGGCCAAGGGGTAGGTATTCATCTGTAGAGACGCGATTAATCGCATCTGTACAAGGGGTTTCGCCGTTGAGGATAGCTGCGATCGCCTTACGATCCAGTTTGCCGTTATGATTTTTAGGTAAACTGTCTAACAGTTCTATCCGGTGCGGAATCATGTAATCAGGTAGCCAGCGTCCTATATATTCTTTGAGTTGTTTGTTATCTACCTGTTGACTAACTACACCAGCTACTAGCTTTTTCTGTCCTGACTCATAATCTATAGCGACAACAGCGGCTTCTCGAATATCTGGGTGAGTGTTGAGAACATTCTCGATTTCTCCCAATTCCACACGGAAACCACGTATTTTAACTTGGTGGTCAATTCGTCCGTGATATTCAAAGCTACCATCAGGTAATTGCTTGGCTAAATCGCCAGTCCGGTAGAGATATTTGCTATTGATGTCTGCAATGGGGTTGGGGCGGAAAGATTGCTCTGTTTTTTCGGGATTTTTGAGATAACCAAGCGCCAACTGTACGCCACCAATCCACAGTTCTCCTAACTCACCCGGCTGCACAGGCTGCATTTGTTCATCTAGGAGAACAATATTCACATTGTCAATTGCTTTGCCAATCGGAATACTAGTTTCTTCCCGTACACTATCGGGAATGATATGGGCGGTAACATCTATAGATGCTTCCGTAGGACCGTAAAGATTGGCTAAACCAACTTTAGTGCCATATTTATCTAACCAACGTTGAATGAAAGATACTGGTAAGGCTTCACCACTAAATACTAACCAACGCAAGTGAGGAAATGTCCACGCTTCTTCTTCTAAAGCAGTGACAAACTCTCCGAATAGGGAAGGAACGAAATGCATGATATTAATTTGGGTGTCATGCATCCACTGCACTAAACTCCAGGGATTTCTCACAACTTCCCGCTTCACAGGACAAGCTGTAGCGCCTACCATCAACGGCCAGAATATTTCCCAGACTGAGATATCAAAGCAGCAAGATGTTTTTTGGGCGACTCGTTCCCCAGGCGACAACTGAAAGGCTTTTTGCATCCAGTTGAGGCGGTTCATGTAACCCCGGTGATTCAGCATCACTCCTTTGGGGCGACCTGTAGAACCGGAGGTATACAACACTGTCATCAAATCATCAGGAGTATTAACGCTAGTAGGAACTTGTTCAGAACTACCAGACCAAGCACTTTGATTAACTTGGGTTAAAGTTGTCCCGCTTAAAGCTTCTCCCTCATCCAAGAACACTAAAGTAGACAACGGTAACTGTGCTGTCAGACATTCTGTTAATTTTGCATTCAGCTGATGTTCAGTTAATAAAGTTTGCACTTCAGCATGTTCTAATATGTATTGAATGCGTTCATGAGGATAAGTTGGATCTAAAGGAACATAAGCTCCTCCAGCCTTGAGAATGCCTAATATGCCAACCCACATCAAATAACCAGGGTTGAGCATCATACCTACTAAAACTCCTGGTTTGACTCCTAGAGTTTGCAAGTAATTAGCAACTTGATTAGACAGACGATGCAGTTGTTGATATGTGAGTTTGACGTTGCCATCAATAATAGCCACTGCATCAGGAGTGCGCTTAACTTGTTCGATAATTTCTAAGTAAGGGATTTCTATTGGCTGGGGAGTGGCTGCAACAATCGCTGGTGCTTGTCCCTGGCTGAGTGTATAAAGCATTTCTCCCAGGCTTCGGCAAGATAGTAAAGCCTGACGATTCACCTTACCTAACTGTTTTTCTAACTTGGTAATGATGCGGATAAGTTCTAGGGAATCTAATCCCAAATCCACGACTAAATCTTTGTCTAAAGCTGTGTCAGTGATGGAGTTATGGCAAACTTCTGTGGCTATCTGTTGCAGGATAGATTTGATGTGATTATCTGTTGGTAACGATGATAGTGCTTGAGTCGTTTGTTGGGGCTGAACTTGCAAAGATGCGAGTTCTTCAATGTTGGCAATCAATTGTTTGCAGAAACTATCAACGAGAGATTCACTAAAGAAACTGCTGTCATAACTAGTATTTAAGTGTAAGCAGTTATCGAATATCTCTACCAATGTGTCTACAGTGCCAGCATTAGTAACGGTAGCCGAACGGTAGTTGAGAATCTTCAGGGAACCATACTCAGGTTTGATATGGGTTTGACCCATGTTGGAGAGGAATAAGTTAGCTTTCATTCCCATCTGCATTAAACTAGCAGCAGTTGGAGGAATTTTGCCATTTTCCAAAGCTACTTTTTCTCGCAGCCAAATCCCCATTTGACGAGTTTGAGCGTTGTCGTGATTAGCTGCTAAGGTTGTATGAATTTCCGAATGAATCCCATAGAGGAAATTAGACCAATTCTCATCAGCCGTTGGCGCTCGGAAACTCAGGGCGAGATTTTGAGCAAAACAGCCAATTTCGTTAGGAATATCTACCCCTGGATAGATGCGTCCGCTTGTTGGGACGTTAATGATCGCAGAATCGGGCAACTTGCAAAACTTAGCAGCAGCTCTTAAATAAGCACCAACTACCAAAGAATTTAGCGGTAAACGCCAGTCGCGGGTACGGCTAATTAAGTCATCTGTGACTTTGCGACTCAGGCGGTAGGATAAAGTCGCGATGTTGGTAGAGTTATATTTGACGGTACTGCCTTGGGGATTCCAAACAGATTTATCTTTGCCCTGCTTGCTTAAATATTTGTGCAGAGATTGTTCTGCTTGTTGATTTTCCCAGGTATTGAGAGTGTTA contains the following coding sequences:
- a CDS encoding non-ribosomal peptide synthetase; this encodes MSQNNLQLQIFTFIAKITGHDVEDLEPDMYLESDMGLDSIKMVELLNTFIQMVPQEKQAEFLQVVPMEQLMQLQTLAEVLQLAQTWIAPQESVTSTLTVAISATTTVVSSQPETKAEEVPILDAQYIFLASHWAVSTCSLCSTLRLNGAFNPQVFRQSWQELLTRHPMLRAYFSIPAGSTSFKDYRLMVLDNPTPPEIAITDLRNCDRSTQEYRINEEVNRCINSRWDISQWPLHKFFVFQLEDAVYEVFFTNHHLISDGLSNQIVLRDFMEIYSARLNGTEPILPAAIAVADYQAIANTLNTWENQQAEQSLHKYLSKQGKDKSVWNPQGSTVKYNSTNIATLSYRLSRKVTDDLISRTRDWRLPLNSLVVGAYLRAAAKFCKLPDSAIINVPTSGRIYPGVDIPNEIGCFAQNLALSFRAPTADENWSNFLYGIHSEIHTTLAANHDNAQTRQMGIWLREKVALENGKIPPTAASLMQMGMKANLFLSNMGQTHIKPEYGSLKILNYRSATVTNAGTVDTLVEIFDNCLHLNTSYDSSFFSESLVDSFCKQLIANIEELASLQVQPQQTTQALSSLPTDNHIKSILQQIATEVCHNSITDTALDKDLVVDLGLDSLELIRIITKLEKQLGKVNRQALLSCRSLGEMLYTLSQGQAPAIVAATPQPIEIPYLEIIEQVKRTPDAVAIIDGNVKLTYQQLHRLSNQVANYLQTLGVKPGVLVGMMLNPGYLMWVGILGILKAGGAYVPLDPTYPHERIQYILEHAEVQTLLTEHQLNAKLTECLTAQLPLSTLVFLDEGEALSGTTLTQVNQSAWSGSSEQVPTSVNTPDDLMTVLYTSGSTGRPKGVMLNHRGYMNRLNWMQKAFQLSPGERVAQKTSCCFDISVWEIFWPLMVGATACPVKREVVRNPWSLVQWMHDTQINIMHFVPSLFGEFVTALEEEAWTFPHLRWLVFSGEALPVSFIQRWLDKYGTKVGLANLYGPTEASIDVTAHIIPDSVREETSIPIGKAIDNVNIVLLDEQMQPVQPGELGELWIGGVQLALGYLKNPEKTEQSFRPNPIADINSKYLYRTGDLAKQLPDGSFEYHGRIDHQVKIRGFRVELGEIENVLNTHPDIREAAVVAIDYESGQKKLVAGVVSQQVDNKQLKEYIGRWLPDYMIPHRIELLDSLPKNHNGKLDRKAIAAILNGETPCTDAINRVSTDEYLPLGPAQRWVMKYFEPPYQWTGYTRFLYRHPLELSVFHQAFNLLVERYSALRTVFVQKDGQWQQKVIQPTEPLKAVLYDGTHLTAQKRDEEVRNLIQQAGEQLQIDQWPLIKIIIVKVNDSCYDIAFIGHHLIGDLLSNGLVFQEFWFTYTQNLGNPNNINLTTTNKPAYNDYVRLLMEKEAQGDLDKHIYYWLYQFPSQKYAFQVPFDFEKGENIESSAAQKRFLLPKPQSEILLTKGKQYYVCNLYSLLLAPLYRLLAEWSGRNGVVLSHRSHGRDLGNNHRFFDSVGNFAVNFPMGITVEEKTRWEPIIKQIKQQFEWLPMNGVTFDWLSDKLPDYMYPDTHLTPVRANYLGNRTIPDSQVFEFIQEDWDRRLSPPQQKRTTLLEFFFTLANGCLEVEIEYSSNFHLPTTISQLGERYLELVNDMVAAVPVKSATNESKSHQSQLNSRNQNGRTASLQELTV